In Dermacentor silvarum isolate Dsil-2018 chromosome 2, BIME_Dsil_1.4, whole genome shotgun sequence, the following proteins share a genomic window:
- the LOC125943499 gene encoding uncharacterized protein LOC125943499 has product MYVREIFAERRTASEYHQLVQELRQKDPEYHLKYFRMTKASFDKLLSLLYDRIIHPPNHRNPICPAERLAVTIRFLTTGGSMLDIAFSYRMHVSTVSGILKETIPAIWDCLSPVVLRQPTKDEWEVIRKDFDSKWNFPNAVGCIDGKHFAIICPDGSGSEFYNYKGFCSLIMLVLADAHYRFILVDIGVQGRLSDGSFFRKSDIRKSFENNTLDLPSGHNGLPLCIVGDAAFPLRPYLMRPYPGRQLNETRKVFNYRLLRARRCVENVFGILVSRWRCFLGTVSGDVELLTDMVKAAVCLHNFLLSDNAYCPNDYGGRVSGDRIQEGGWRQTIVNVNHQSAGNGSRSAVDAMQIRDTLADYFMSPTGSLPWQLRVVRRC; this is encoded by the exons ATGTACGTCCGCGAAATTTTTGCGGAACGGAGAACCGCCAGCGAGTACCACCAGCTAGTGCAAGAACTGCGGCAGAAGGACCCGGAGTACCATCTCAAGTATTTCAG GATGACCAAGGCCTCTTTTGACAAACTTTTGAGCCTTCTCTACGACCGCATCATCCATCCACCAAACCACAGGAACCCAATCTGCCCTGCAGAAAGGCTAGCAGTCACGATACG GTTTCTGACAACCGGCGGCTCCATGCTGGACATAGCTTTCAGTTACCGCATGCATGTGTCCACAGTGTCCGGGATCCTGAAAGAAACCATACCCGCTATTTGGGACTGCCTTTCCCCAGTTGTACTCAGACAGCCAACCAAAGATGAATGGGAGGTCATTAGAAAGGACTTTGATTCCAAGTGGAACTTTCCGAATGCTGTGGGGTGTATAGACGGCAAACATTTTGCTATTATTTGTCCTGATGGCAGTGGTTCAGAGTTTTACAATTATAAGGGCTTTTGTTCATTGATCATGCTGGTTCTTGCAGACGCACACTATCGCTTCATATTGGTTGATATTGGTGTCCAGGGCCGACTGTCTGATGGCTCTTTCTTCAGAAAAAGTGATATCAGAAAAAGTTTTGAAAATAACACACTTGACTTGCCTTCGGGTCATAATGGCCTGCCGCTCTGCATCGTTGGAGATGCAGCGTTTCCACTGAGGCCCTACTTAATGCGCCCCTACCCCGGCAGACAGTTGAATGAAACAAGAAAAGTATTTAATTATAGGTTGCTACGTGCCCGCCGCTGCGTCGAAAACGTGTTTGGAATTTTAGTGTCTCGATGGCGCTGTTTCCTCGGAACTGTCAGCGGTGACGTAGAGTTGCTTACAGACATGGTTAAGGCGGCGGTTTGCTTGCACAACTTTCTGCTTTCTGACAATGCCTACTGCCCAAATGATTATGGTGGCAGGGTCAGTGGTGACAGAATCCAAGAAGGCGGCTGGAGGCAGACCATAGTGAATGTAAACCATCAGAGTGCTGGCAATGGCAGCCGCTCTGCTGTAGACGCCATGCAAATCCGGGACACCTTGGCAGATTACTTCATGTCGCCAACAGGTTCCTTGCCATGGCAGCTGAGGGTGGTCAGGCGGTGCTAA
- the LOC125943500 gene encoding uncharacterized protein LOC125943500 produces MSDPDNIVERLLEAIKQHPCVYDTKRLDFRDQQRKATHGSRSDRAAVSPQFLCPPLRFVVEECHKLWKRLRDRFTRELKVIELATRSGSGYVPTQTWEFAAAMEFYKQCGRPRKTTSNVGSAGLPGEEDSASTPEAIFHTMVDGTTTPPPTSSNDISLEAPAANPWEPACQGDRTVGEPPSKRPKKSQCCYYFEQQLLSQLGKQMTENEALTQSIAISLDRMPRAVASRCKARIMALIAEFYDS; encoded by the exons ATGTCTGACCCCGATAACATTGTTGAGCGGCTGCTGGAAGCCATTAAACAACACCCCTGTGTCTATGACACAAAACGACTAGATTTCCGCGACCAGCAGCGCAAGGCAACGCATGGGAGCAGATCAGACAGAGCAGCGGTCTCGCCACAG tttttgtgtcctCCGTTGCGGTTTGTAGTGGAAGAATGCCACAAGCTGTGGAAGCGGTTAAGGGACCGGTTCACCCGCGAGCTCAAAGTCATTGAGCTCGCGACGAGGAGCGGCAGCGGATACGTGCCGACGCAAACGTGGGAGTTCGCCGCTGCCATGGAATTTTACAAGCAGTGTGGTCGTCCGAGGAA AACAACCAGCAACGTGGGCTCGGCGGGCCTACCAGGAGAGGAAGATAGTGCCTCCACTCCAGAGGCAATTTTTCATACAATGGTAGATGGAACGACAACGCCACCCCCCACCAGCAGCAACGACATTAGCCTGGAAGCCCCAGCAGCAAATCCTTGGGAACCTGCTTGCCAGGGAGATCGCACGGTGGGGGAGCCACCCTCAAAACGACCCAAAAAGTCGCAATGTTGCTACTACTTTGAGCAGCAACTCCTTTCCCAACTTGGCAAGCAGATGACTGAGAATGAGGCATTAACACAGTCTATAGCCATTAGCCTTGACAGAATGCCAAGGGCAGTTGCTTCAAGGTGCAAGGCAAGAATAATGGCGCTCATCGCCGAATTTTATGACTCTTAG